GGTGATGATGGCGCCGTCGAGCCGTCCTCCGGCCACCTTCAGCATGTTCTGGGCTTCGCTGCCCGCCTCCTCGGTGGTTATGGCGCCCGTCACGCGCGCGGCGTCCAGCGTGTCGCCGTAGCTCCACCCGCGCACCACGCCCGGCCGCATGCCCCGCAACGCGGCCAAGGCCGTCCCGTCCTGTCCCGCAGGTGGCGTTGCGGCCTGTCCCGCCAGGGCCTCGGGTATTGCCGTATTTGCCGGAAGCACCAGATGCAGGCGTTCTTCGAACAGCGGCGCGGAAAAGTCGTGCACCAACCGGCGCTGGTCGGTGGCGTACAGGCCGCACACGCCGATGCGCTCCCCGGATCGACCACCGGGGCTTTCCCCCGAATGTTCGTGGTTCAGCTCCGCGATGGCCCTGGCCCATGGCGTGGGGGTCACGATTGCCGCAAGGCCCATGCGCCGGAAGGCCTCTGCCGCGAGTTGCGGGTAGATGCCGCGCGCGCCGGATTGCGCGCCCGAGCCCCTGTAGGCATATGGCGGCTGGTCATCATCGCACAGGACGTGCAGCAGTGGTGGGGCAGGCTGGATGTGCCGGACCGCGCGGGCTGGCTCTGCGTCGGCAATCCGGGCGTCGGCGGCATGGGTGACGGGCGGGAGGGCCAGCAGTGCGATGCCCAGCACCGGCAGGGCCACGGCCAGCAGCAGCCGCCAAATCGCGCCGGGCAGTCCCTGCCGGGCACATGCCCTTGCGGGAGTGTTCTCCGCCTGCCCGGTGCCGTCTCCGGCGTTGTTCGCCGTGGCAGCGGCGATGCTGTTGGCGGCGGCATCCGCCGCCTCAGGGCACGGCGACATCCTGCACCATTCCGTCATCCAGGCATTCCAGCATGCGCGAATACAGCGCGGCGCGCTGCGTCCCGGGCGGGGCATCGCGAAAATCCACCAGCACCCGCACGGTCTCGCCGGGCCAGACCAGCACGGTATCCTTGATGCCGCTGTCGGTGGCCGAACATCCGGAGGGGGCCATGGCCAGGGCTGCCACATGGGGCGGGCTGCCGCGTCGCTCCAGCACCCGCAACTGGAAGCCCGAAAGGTGCAGGGCATGGGGGATGGACATGGCGTCGTTGGACAGTTCCCAGACCTCGGTCGCGCGCTCGGGCACGCGCGGCGCCGGAAAGTCGTCCGGCAGCAGGGCGTGCGTGTCGTGCCGCAGGGCGAACGGCTGGCCGTTCAGCAGCCACGAGGGGCGGCCCAGCACCTCGCCGCGCGAGACATGCAGGCGGCGCGGCGGCCCCTGCGGCATGGGGGGCTCCGACGGGAATTCGCACAGTCGCACGGGCAGGGGCTGGGCATAGTCCACGCGCTGCATCACCCGCAGCCGCAGCAGGCGTGCCGCCTCCCCCTCGCCGGGTGCCCCGGCCCCGCCGGAGGTCGCTCCGGCCCGGCGCATGGGGTCGAAGGGCAGGTTGACCAGATGCCATTCGTCGCCGGGGTTGGCCGCACGCAGATCCACCAGGATGTCCGCCCGCTCTCCGGGGCCCAGTAACAGGCGCTGCAAGGGCAGCGGGCGTTGCAGCATGCCGCCGTCCGTGCCCATCAGCGTGAAGGGGTGCGGTGCGCCGTCGGGGCGGGCCAGCCCCACGTGCAGGATGCGCGCGTTGCACATGTTCACCAGACGCAGGCGGTACATGCGGGTTACCACGTCCATCCGGGCACCGGGCACGCCGTTGATGGTGAGCACGTCGCCGACAAGGCCCGATATCCGGTCGTCCAGGCCGGGTGCGTATACCGGCACGCCGTTGCGGTCCAGGCGGCGGTCCTGGAACAGCAGGGGAACGTCCGAGGGGCCGCTGCCCGGCGCGGGCAGGCTGGCCCGGAAGGCACCGGTGCCCGTCGCCCCCAGGGGCTCGATGTCCATGGCGGCCAGGGCGGCGCGCTCTTCCTCGTCGTCCACGATGCACAGCCCCACCATGCCCTGATGGGTCTGGCGGCCCGAGAACCCCGGCGCGATGGCATGGTAGGGGTAGATGCCCGCCCGGTTGCGCAGGGGGACGCGGTATTCGAGGCTGGCGCCGGGCAGCAGCATCATCACCGGGTGGCCCCCCATGCGCCAGTCGGCGATCAGGCCGTGCCAGCGCAGCAGGGTGGGGGCGTCCAACCGGTTGATCAGGCGCACCCGCAGCGAGGCGCCGCGCTGGATGACCAGGGTGGGGTTCCAGTAGGGGTGCCCGCCGTGCTCGGTCTGAAAGGACAGCGGCGGGGCGGGGGGGGCATCGTCGGCGGGCAGCCGTGGGTCGGACGTTGCGGAAAGCTCGATGCGTGCCGCGCCATCCATGAGCCCCATGAACGAATGGTCGCCGGGCACGGGCAGGGGGGTATCGAAGGTGGCGGCGGTTTGCAGCCCGGCCAGGGGGCGCGGCGGCGCGGGCGGCACGGTGAGCGGGCTCGGGGCGGGGGCATCCTGCGCCGCAAGGGCGGACCCCGTGGCCGCCAAGGCCCAGGTCGCTCCGGTGAGTGCGGTGATTCCGGCCAGCTTCAGGAACCGTCGTCTGCCGATGCGCCGCATGGTTTCTCCTGCGTTTCCGGTGGGGTGCATCGCGCTTGCCGGGCTGTCCCGGCATTCTCCCGCGCGGCACCGAGTCTGGCCTGGCGGATGCACCGGCTGGGGCGGAAGGCGCGGATAGTGCGCAATGCCCCGAAATACTAAGCGGATGATAGCGTGGATGCCCGCGAAAGTGAAGCGCGTGCGGTATCGCGCTGCGGCGTGCCCCTTGCGTTCCCTTCTTCCCCTTCGGCCTTGCCCCCCTGTTTGCCTTTATCTGCCGTCGGTATGGCGGCTACCCGGCATCCGAGCGCCACCGGCGGCCGCCCCGCCGTCCGTGCCGGGCGGCTGGGGGCTGGCCAGGTCGGGGTGTCCCAGCGATACCGGGGCCGCCTCGCCCGGCAGCACCAGCGGCGCGGGTTTGCCGGGGGCCAGTTCCAGGCGCAGGGCCTTACCGGGGCAGCGCAGTTCGCACACCCCGCAGCCCATGCACACGGAGGCATCGATGGCCGGACGGGCGTCATGCCGGGTGATGGGGCGGTCGCCCGGGCGTGCGGCGGGCAACGGTTCAGGGGGCGCGGGCCGTTCGTCCATGCGCACCGCGTCGAAGGGGCAGATGCGCGCGCACAGCCCGCAGCCGGTGCAGGCGTCCGGGTCCACGCACGCCACGTAGCCCGAGGAAACCAGCATGGGCGTGCCCTCGCGGTGGGCCTGCATGGCCCCGCAACAGCAGGTGCAGCAGTTGCAGATGGCGTAGTAGCGGCCCAGTACCGCTTCCTTGAAGAATGCGTGCGAGACGTGGCCGCGCCGGTTTTCCGCCTCCACCACGTGGATGGCTTCATCCGGTGTGACGCGGCGGGCCTTGTCCGGGTGGTGCTCCAGCACGAAGTTTACCACCGGGCCGCCAGCCAGGATGCACACGTTCACCGGGGTGCAGTGGTCTTCCTTTGTCAGGCGGCAGGGGCAGTCCAGCAGGGCCAGGGCGTCGGCATTGTCGAGAATGATGTCGCGCGCCATGCGGAAGGGCAGCACCGTTTCCGGCACGGTGGTGGACACGGGACGTTCCACCGCGATGAGCCGGGGCACGGTGCCCGGCGGCATGACCTTGCCGTGGTAGCTTTGGGCGAATTCCGGCCCGAATTCCTCGCGCGTGCCCCATACCCCCAGCAGGCCGCCCAACCGGGCCAGCGGTGCGGCCAGCCAGCGGGCCAGCGGATGCCGCCCGGTGCCCATGCCGATGTAGAACAGCGGCCAGCGCAGGTAGATGTAGCCGTGCAGGGCCTCGATGAAGCTGCCGTGCGGGCGGGTGAGGGCCTCGCGCCAGAAGGCGCGGGCAGAGGGGCGCAGCGGTGCCAGCAGCAGCCGGAGCAGGAAACGGGACAGCGAACGCGGGATATCCGTGAGGCGCATGGGACCTCCCGTTGGCGGGCGGGGGACTCCGTGAGGCCAAGGTGCGGGACACTGCCGTCATGATGCCTGCATCCGGAAGGCGATGCAACAGCGCACGGCATTGTCACGCAATGTTCGCGGATTGGGCATGCAGCGGGGCGTCAGTCTTTCGAATGCGGGCCGCCGTCTTCGCCTGCGGGGGGGATATGGCGCCAACCGTGGGCGAAATCCGCCGCATACAGGCGCGACGCGGTATCGCCCGCCGCTTCGCCCGGCAGCACAAGGAACACCGTCTGCCGTGAAAAGCCGTGCGTCCGCATGGTTTCGGCCAGTCCGCCCGCCGTGGTCCAGGCCAGCGCCTGATCGGGCCAGCCCACCCGGTGGGCCGCCAGCACCGGAGTGTGCGGGGCCACGCCAGCCGCCGCCAGTTCCTCTTGCAGCCGTTCCGGCGCGGCGGCGGAAAGGTACACGGCCATGGCGCTGCCATGGCGGGCCAGTTCACGCAGCCGTTCCGCGTCCGGCACGGGGGTGCGCCCCTCCAGCCGGGTGATGACCAGCGACTGGGTGACCTCCGGTGCGGTGAACGACACCCCGGCGGCGGCGGCGGCGGCGAAGGCGGCCGTCACCCCCGGCACCACCGAGCAGGCGATGCCTTCCGCGTGCAGCAGGCGCATCTGTTCGCGCACGGTGCCGTACAACGAGGGATCGCCGGTGTGCACCCGCGCGGCGGTGCCGCCCGCCAGGGCCGTTGCGCGCAGCAGGGCGTGGGTCTGTTCCAGCGTGAGCGGCGCGGAATCGACCACCCGTGCGTCCGGCCTGGCGCAGGCCACCACCTGCGGGGGCACCAGCGAGCCCGCGTACAGCACCAGGTCTGCCTCGGCGATGATGCGCCGGGCCTTCAGGGTGAGCAGTTCCGGGTCGCCGGGACCCGCCCCCACGAACCACACGTGGCCGCCGCTGGGGCAAGCGGGCGCCGGGGAAGAGACGGGGGCAGCGGGTGAGGCTGCGGGAGACACGGCGCGGGGGCCGGTGGAGGAAGTGGCGGGTGCGCCGCCGGAGTGGTCACTGTCCTTGCTGGGCATGCAGGGTCCTGTCGGCTTCGGCCAGAATGCGCGCGTATTCGCCGCTGGCGCGCATCCGGCCCAGCGTGGCGTCGAAATCCGCCGCCAGCAGGGCGTTGGCGTCGGTGCGGGCAAAGGCCATGTAGGCGGAAACGTAGTCGTAGGGGGGGCGCAGCAGCACTGGTGCCCTGCCGGGGGCAAGGCGGTGCAGCAACGCGCGCAGGGTGGGTTCCGTGCCGGGCACGGCCGCTGCCTCGCGGCGCAGCACGGCCTGCACCCCTTCCTGCAACGAATAGAAGGAACTGGTGCGGATCAGCCCCTTGCGGGCGATGATGGCGTCCAGCGTGGGGCCATAGCTGTAGCCCAGGGCCAGGGCCACGGGCTTGTCGCCGTACAGGATGGCGTCGCGCGCGGTGCCGCTGGTGTCGGAGGCCAGATGGTGGTCATCCGGGTGCACCATGAGGATGACGTCTTCGTCGTACAGGGGCACGGTGGTGTAGTGCAGGAACTGTTCACGGTCAGGGGTGCGGTAGACCGCAAGGGCCGCGTCCAGCTTGCCTTGCCGGACCAGGGACAGTCCCCGGTTGAAGGGGGTGGCCACGAATTCCACGGTGCGCCCCAGACGGTGCAGCACGGCGCGGGCCACGTCCACGGCGGCACCGTGCGGCTGGCCGTCGTGCAGGTAGTTCCACGGCGGCTGGTCGAGGATGAACACGCGTAGCGGCGCGATGGTGTCTTTGGCGGCACCCGTGGCGGCGGCACCCGTGGCGGAGGTGCCGCCGGAGATGACGATTTCGGGGGTCTGCGCCCGGCTTGTTCCCGGCATGAGCAGCGCGGGCAGCACCAGCAATGCCAGCAGCACCAGCATCAGGGCAGGCAGGCTCGGCAGGGCGCGGGGCGGTGCCGTGTCGCTGCCTGGACGGTAAGGGAAGAGGCGCGGGGTCATGCTGCGTCACCTTCGGGCCGGGTGGCCGCCACGATGAAGACGGGGTTCATGGCCGCAAGGCGCAGGTCGCCCAGCAGGGGCACGGCCTCGCTGGCCTGGATGCAGGCCACTTCCGCGGGCCAGCCGTGCCGGGTCAACGCGGCGCGCACCCGCTCCAGCGTGCCCAGCAGTACGCAATGCACCACCAGCCGCCCGCCGGGGGGCAGGCGGCGGCATACGGCATCCAGCAACGGGTCCGCCTGGGGGGAATGACCGTCGCCGCTCAGGCCGCCGCCCATGAAAATTCGATCCGGGTCGGGCAGCCCGTCGAGGCAGTCCGGCAGCGCGGCGTGGACCACGTGCAGGTTGGGCGCGCGGAAGCGGCGGCGGTTCTGCTCGATCAGGGCCACGCGGGCCGGGTCGCGCTCCACGGCCACCACCAGGCCGTCGCGGGCCAGTGCGGCGGCCTCCACGGCAACAGCCCCGCTGCCCGCGCCCAGGTCCCACACGGTATGGCCGGGGGCAATGCGCAGGGCGGCGAGCCCGGCGGCGCGCACCGGCCATTTGGTGATCAGCCGGGCCTGCACGGCGAAGTCGGTGTCGGGGATGCCCAGCACGGGCAGGGCGGATCGCCCGCCGGGGGCATGCGGGGACGGGGCGGGGGCGGCGCGGGGCACCAGCAACACCGTGCAGTTGCCGCCCAATTGATCCAGTTGATCCAGTTGGTCCGGTTCTCCCCGTTCCCCCACTCCGGCGGCATGGCCCCCTGTATCGCTGCCGTCGCGGGGCAGGGCGAGTGTCACGTGGCGCTCGCCGGGGCTGCCCATGTCGGCAAAGGCATGCAGCCGCAACCCGGTCACCCCGCGTTCGACAAGGAAGCGGGCAATGGCCCCCGGCGTGTTGTGGCCGTCGGTCAGCACGCAGACCGGAACGCCTTCGTGCTGGGCGCGGCGCAGGGCCGACGCAAGGGGGCGATAGTCGTTGCGGCCATGCAGGGAAACGCAGCGCGCGTCCTGCCACGGCAGGGCCAGCCGGGCAGCGGCCTGTTGCAGGCAGGATGCGGCGGGCAGCACCCGCAGCGCGTCGGGGCCGAAATGTCCCGCCAGCCGCGCGCCGATGCCGAAAAACAGCGGGTCGCCGTCGGCCAGCACCGCCACCCGCAGCCCGCGCGTCCGGCACGCGTCCATGGCCTGCAGGGCCGCATCCAGCGCCGCGCCGATGACGATGCGCTGGCCGGGATGCTCCGGGAACGAATCCAGCAGGCGCGCCCCGCCCGCCAGCACCTGGGCCTGCGCCAGGACGGCGGCGTGACCGGGTGGCAGGGGGGTGCCGCGCAGCCCGCAGCCGATGACCGTGACAGGAG
This DNA window, taken from Nitratidesulfovibrio sp., encodes the following:
- the cbiE gene encoding precorrin-6y C5,15-methyltransferase (decarboxylating) subunit CbiE, whose protein sequence is MTHATPPHATPPTGQAAAATATRPPVTVIGCGLRGTPLPPGHAAVLAQAQVLAGGARLLDSFPEHPGQRIVIGAALDAALQAMDACRTRGLRVAVLADGDPLFFGIGARLAGHFGPDALRVLPAASCLQQAAARLALPWQDARCVSLHGRNDYRPLASALRRAQHEGVPVCVLTDGHNTPGAIARFLVERGVTGLRLHAFADMGSPGERHVTLALPRDGSDTGGHAAGVGERGEPDQLDQLDQLGGNCTVLLVPRAAPAPSPHAPGGRSALPVLGIPDTDFAVQARLITKWPVRAAGLAALRIAPGHTVWDLGAGSGAVAVEAAALARDGLVVAVERDPARVALIEQNRRRFRAPNLHVVHAALPDCLDGLPDPDRIFMGGGLSGDGHSPQADPLLDAVCRRLPPGGRLVVHCVLLGTLERVRAALTRHGWPAEVACIQASEAVPLLGDLRLAAMNPVFIVAATRPEGDAA
- a CDS encoding 4Fe-4S binding protein codes for the protein MRLTDIPRSLSRFLLRLLLAPLRPSARAFWREALTRPHGSFIEALHGYIYLRWPLFYIGMGTGRHPLARWLAAPLARLGGLLGVWGTREEFGPEFAQSYHGKVMPPGTVPRLIAVERPVSTTVPETVLPFRMARDIILDNADALALLDCPCRLTKEDHCTPVNVCILAGGPVVNFVLEHHPDKARRVTPDEAIHVVEAENRRGHVSHAFFKEAVLGRYYAICNCCTCCCGAMQAHREGTPMLVSSGYVACVDPDACTGCGLCARICPFDAVRMDERPAPPEPLPAARPGDRPITRHDARPAIDASVCMGCGVCELRCPGKALRLELAPGKPAPLVLPGEAAPVSLGHPDLASPQPPGTDGGAAAGGARMPGSRHTDGR
- a CDS encoding multicopper oxidase domain-containing protein, producing MRRIGRRRFLKLAGITALTGATWALAATGSALAAQDAPAPSPLTVPPAPPRPLAGLQTAATFDTPLPVPGDHSFMGLMDGAARIELSATSDPRLPADDAPPAPPLSFQTEHGGHPYWNPTLVIQRGASLRVRLINRLDAPTLLRWHGLIADWRMGGHPVMMLLPGASLEYRVPLRNRAGIYPYHAIAPGFSGRQTHQGMVGLCIVDDEEERAALAAMDIEPLGATGTGAFRASLPAPGSGPSDVPLLFQDRRLDRNGVPVYAPGLDDRISGLVGDVLTINGVPGARMDVVTRMYRLRLVNMCNARILHVGLARPDGAPHPFTLMGTDGGMLQRPLPLQRLLLGPGERADILVDLRAANPGDEWHLVNLPFDPMRRAGATSGGAGAPGEGEAARLLRLRVMQRVDYAQPLPVRLCEFPSEPPMPQGPPRRLHVSRGEVLGRPSWLLNGQPFALRHDTHALLPDDFPAPRVPERATEVWELSNDAMSIPHALHLSGFQLRVLERRGSPPHVAALAMAPSGCSATDSGIKDTVLVWPGETVRVLVDFRDAPPGTQRAALYSRMLECLDDGMVQDVAVP
- the cobM gene encoding precorrin-4 C(11)-methyltransferase, with amino-acid sequence MPSKDSDHSGGAPATSSTGPRAVSPAASPAAPVSSPAPACPSGGHVWFVGAGPGDPELLTLKARRIIAEADLVLYAGSLVPPQVVACARPDARVVDSAPLTLEQTHALLRATALAGGTAARVHTGDPSLYGTVREQMRLLHAEGIACSVVPGVTAAFAAAAAAGVSFTAPEVTQSLVITRLEGRTPVPDAERLRELARHGSAMAVYLSAAAPERLQEELAAAGVAPHTPVLAAHRVGWPDQALAWTTAGGLAETMRTHGFSRQTVFLVLPGEAAGDTASRLYAADFAHGWRHIPPAGEDGGPHSKD
- a CDS encoding transporter substrate-binding domain-containing protein, which produces MSPCPEAADAAANSIAAATANNAGDGTGQAENTPARACARQGLPGAIWRLLLAVALPVLGIALLALPPVTHAADARIADAEPARAVRHIQPAPPLLHVLCDDDQPPYAYRGSGAQSGARGIYPQLAAEAFRRMGLAAIVTPTPWARAIAELNHEHSGESPGGRSGERIGVCGLYATDQRRLVHDFSAPLFEERLHLVLPANTAIPEALAGQAATPPAGQDGTALAALRGMRPGVVRGWSYGDTLDAARVTGAITTEEAGSEAQNMLKVAGGRLDGAIITREGALWLRERLGLTSLVTMAPQPLAVMPVHLAFRRQDGQRPLLHAFNTAIRDMKADGTYARIVERALNGQ
- a CDS encoding transporter substrate-binding domain-containing protein, with protein sequence MTPRLFPYRPGSDTAPPRALPSLPALMLVLLALLVLPALLMPGTSRAQTPEIVISGGTSATGAAATGAAKDTIAPLRVFILDQPPWNYLHDGQPHGAAVDVARAVLHRLGRTVEFVATPFNRGLSLVRQGKLDAALAVYRTPDREQFLHYTTVPLYDEDVILMVHPDDHHLASDTSGTARDAILYGDKPVALALGYSYGPTLDAIIARKGLIRTSSFYSLQEGVQAVLRREAAAVPGTEPTLRALLHRLAPGRAPVLLRPPYDYVSAYMAFARTDANALLAADFDATLGRMRASGEYARILAEADRTLHAQQGQ